From Pantoea sp. Aalb, one genomic window encodes:
- the mlaB gene encoding lipid asymmetry maintenance protein MlaB, which yields MSNSLYWKCTNNTLILKGRLERDTLLVLWRRRKNVMNNINIINIAELERVDSVGLALLVHLREIARAHGRKLIFIGITDKLRSLIVIYNLQQIIFSAKKVPEY from the coding sequence ATGAGCAATTCTTTATATTGGAAATGCACTAACAATACATTGATATTAAAAGGAAGATTAGAACGTGACACATTATTAGTATTGTGGCGTCGACGTAAAAATGTAATGAACAATATTAATATTATTAATATTGCAGAACTTGAGAGAGTCGATTCTGTCGGTTTGGCTTTGTTAGTACACTTACGGGAAATAGCACGTGCACATGGTAGGAAATTAATATTTATTGGTATTACAGATAAATTGAGATCATTAATTGTGATCTATAATTTGCAACAAATTATTTTTTCTGCTAAAAAAGTCCCTGAATATTAA
- the rplU gene encoding 50S ribosomal protein L21 yields the protein MYAIFQSGGKQYRVIKGQTIRLEKLDDEIGKTVHFRNVLMIVNGDDIKFGTPLVSGSLIKAEIITHNRSNKVKIVKFRRRKHYRKQAGHRQWFTDVKITDITI from the coding sequence ATGTACGCGATTTTTCAAAGTGGTGGAAAACAATATCGAGTTATTAAAGGTCAAACTATTCGGTTAGAAAAGCTTGATGATGAAATAGGTAAAACTGTACATTTTCGTAATGTTTTGATGATTGTAAATGGTGATGATATAAAATTTGGTACACCATTAGTTTCAGGTAGTCTAATTAAAGCTGAAATTATTACCCATAATCGTAGTAATAAAGTAAAAATAGTTAAATTTCGTCGGCGTAAACATTATCGTAAACAAGCCGGCCATCGTCAATGGTTCACTGATGTAAAAATTACTGATATCACTATTTAG
- the mlaD gene encoding outer membrane lipid asymmetry maintenance protein MlaD: MQSKKNEILVGLFMLFALISLLFFSLHGTNFKLFRNEPTWKLYAIFSDVGGLKISSPVKIGGVVIGRVINITLDEKSLLPRVTMRISNKYANKISDTSSLVIRTQGLLGEQFLALNLGFDDPELGSTMLKDGSTLRDTKSVLILEDIIGKFFYKNKENEQKL, from the coding sequence ATGCAAAGTAAGAAAAACGAAATTTTAGTAGGTTTATTTATGCTATTTGCTTTAATAAGCTTGTTATTTTTTAGTCTACATGGAACTAATTTTAAATTATTTCGTAATGAACCAACTTGGAAATTATATGCTATTTTCAGTGATGTTGGAGGATTAAAAATAAGCTCTCCAGTAAAAATTGGAGGTGTGGTAATTGGTAGAGTAATAAATATTACATTAGATGAAAAATCTTTATTACCAAGAGTTACTATGAGAATTAGTAATAAATATGCTAATAAAATTTCTGATACTAGTTCACTTGTAATCCGTACTCAAGGATTACTTGGCGAACAGTTTTTAGCGCTTAATTTAGGTTTTGATGATCCTGAATTAGGTTCAACAATGCTAAAAGATGGTAGTACACTACGAGATACTAAATCAGTATTAATATTAGAAGATATTATAGGTAAATTCTTCTATAAGAACAAAGAAAATGAACAAAAATTATAG
- the mlaC gene encoding phospholipid-binding protein MlaC, translated as MLKCLLRLLIFMLPIVPSAAVTTLAQNNPYQLMEKVATKTFTRLKNESLKIKKNPDYMRDIMRQELLPYIQIKYASALVLGHYYHEATPEQRTNYTKAFTDYLVKVYSQILMLYHGQIYHIQPEQAIGTAKIITIRINIIDNDDSQLPIRLDFQWRKNSQTGNWQVYDMVAEGISMIITKQNEWNDLLRIKGISGLIKQLKNYANQPIISGDR; from the coding sequence ATGCTTAAATGCTTACTGCGATTACTGATTTTTATGTTACCAATCGTCCCGTCAGCAGCAGTTACTACTTTAGCTCAAAATAATCCTTATCAATTAATGGAAAAAGTTGCAACGAAAACATTTACTCGTTTAAAAAATGAAAGTTTGAAAATCAAGAAAAATCCAGATTATATGCGCGATATTATGCGTCAAGAATTATTACCTTATATTCAAATTAAATATGCTAGTGCATTAGTACTTGGTCATTATTATCATGAAGCTACACCAGAACAACGTACTAATTATACTAAAGCATTTACTGATTACTTAGTGAAAGTTTATAGTCAAATATTGATGCTCTATCATGGTCAAATTTATCATATTCAGCCTGAACAAGCTATTGGTACAGCTAAAATTATTACAATTAGAATTAATATTATTGATAATGATGATAGTCAATTACCGATTCGCTTAGATTTTCAGTGGCGTAAAAATTCTCAAACTGGTAATTGGCAAGTATATGATATGGTAGCTGAAGGTATTAGTATGATCATTACTAAGCAAAATGAATGGAATGATTTATTGCGTATTAAAGGTATTAGTGGCTTAATAAAACAGCTAAAAAATTATGCAAATCAACCTATAATTTCTGGTGATAGATAA
- the rlmE gene encoding 23S rRNA (uridine(2552)-2'-O)-methyltransferase RlmE, with amino-acid sequence MTIKQRSASSNHWLQKHFSDKYVQEAHKKKLRSRSWFKIKEIQQLDKIFKPGMTVIDLGAAPGGWSQYVIKQIGSSGHIIACDLLPMDHINGVDFIQGDFCDDKILKTLLERIDRYKIQVVMSDMAPNISGKSAIDIPRFMYLLELILKMCRRVLVPGGNLIIKGFQGEGFYEYLQKIRYLFNKVKIRKPNASRLSSREVYIVAIGLKL; translated from the coding sequence ATGACTATTAAACAGCGTTCGGCCAGCTCTAATCACTGGCTGCAGAAACATTTTAGCGATAAATATGTACAAGAAGCACATAAAAAAAAGTTGCGTTCTCGTTCTTGGTTTAAAATTAAAGAAATACAGCAACTTGATAAAATATTCAAACCGGGAATGACAGTAATAGATTTAGGAGCTGCACCAGGTGGTTGGTCTCAATATGTGATCAAACAAATTGGAAGTAGTGGCCATATTATTGCCTGCGACTTGTTACCAATGGATCATATTAATGGTGTTGATTTTATACAAGGTGATTTTTGTGATGATAAGATATTAAAAACATTATTAGAACGTATAGATAGATATAAAATACAAGTAGTAATGTCGGATATGGCACCTAACATAAGTGGTAAATCTGCTATTGATATTCCACGTTTTATGTATTTATTAGAGTTAATATTAAAAATGTGTCGTAGAGTATTAGTTCCAGGTGGAAATCTTATTATAAAGGGTTTTCAGGGAGAAGGATTCTATGAATATTTACAAAAAATTCGCTACCTTTTTAATAAAGTAAAAATTCGCAAACCAAATGCTTCACGGTTAAGTTCACGTGAAGTATACATTGTGGCGATAGGACTGAAATTATAA
- the mlaF gene encoding phospholipid ABC transporter ATP-binding protein MlaF: MIQQQTNLVKVCSVSFSHGNRTIFDKISLTVPTGKVTAIMGPSGIGKTTLLRLIGGQLQPDQGDIWFNGSNIPKLSRNKLYEVRKKMSILFQSNALFSDLNVYENTAWPLREHTKLPEPLLHSTVMMKLEAVGLRGAAQLKPAELSGGMARRAALARAIALEPDLIMFDEPFVGQDPITMGVLVKLINELNHALGVTCIVVSHDVHEVLSIADRAYIVAEQKIIAQGSALELRRNPNPSVRQFIEGNADGPVSFHFTAGDYLNDLTCIRRN, encoded by the coding sequence ATGATCCAGCAACAAACCAATTTAGTGAAGGTTTGTAGCGTAAGCTTCTCACACGGAAATCGGACTATCTTTGATAAGATTTCTCTAACAGTACCTACCGGAAAAGTTACTGCTATTATGGGACCTTCTGGCATTGGTAAAACAACTTTATTGCGCCTAATTGGCGGTCAATTACAACCAGATCAAGGTGATATCTGGTTTAACGGTAGTAATATACCTAAACTTTCTCGTAATAAATTATACGAAGTACGTAAAAAAATGAGCATATTGTTTCAATCTAATGCACTTTTTAGTGATCTTAATGTTTATGAAAATACTGCTTGGCCACTAAGAGAGCATACTAAGTTACCAGAACCTTTATTACATAGTACCGTAATGATGAAGTTAGAAGCAGTAGGTCTACGCGGAGCAGCACAGCTTAAACCGGCAGAACTTTCTGGAGGTATGGCACGTCGTGCTGCACTAGCAAGGGCTATCGCATTAGAACCTGATTTAATTATGTTTGATGAACCATTTGTAGGACAAGATCCAATTACAATGGGAGTACTAGTAAAATTGATTAATGAACTTAATCATGCTTTAGGAGTGACTTGTATTGTAGTTTCACATGATGTACATGAAGTTTTAAGTATTGCTGATCGTGCATATATTGTTGCCGAACAAAAAATTATTGCTCAAGGCAGTGCGCTAGAATTACGTAGAAATCCAAATCCATCTGTACGTCAATTTATTGAAGGTAATGCAGATGGCCCTGTTTCTTTTCATTTTACTGCAGGAGATTATCTGAACGATTTAACCTGCATAAGGAGAAACTAA
- the greA gene encoding transcription elongation factor GreA translates to MNQIPMTLQGTEKLREELNELKSVRRPRIIASIAEARKYGDLKENAEYHAAREEQGFCEGRIHEIEAKLSNAQVIDITTIPKTGRVIFGSTVTVLNINTEERFTYRIVGDDEADFKQNLISINSPMARGLIGKEAEDITIVQTPGGDVEYEILKVEYI, encoded by the coding sequence ATGAATCAGATTCCGATGACGTTACAGGGTACTGAAAAATTGCGTGAAGAATTAAATGAACTTAAAAGTGTAAGACGTCCGCGTATAATAGCATCTATTGCTGAAGCTCGTAAATACGGTGATTTAAAAGAAAATGCAGAATATCATGCAGCTCGTGAAGAACAAGGATTTTGCGAAGGGCGTATTCATGAAATTGAAGCAAAACTTTCAAATGCACAGGTTATTGATATTACCACAATACCGAAAACTGGCCGAGTTATCTTTGGTTCTACAGTTACTGTACTGAACATAAATACAGAAGAAAGGTTTACATATCGAATTGTTGGAGATGATGAAGCTGATTTCAAACAAAATCTTATTTCAATTAATTCTCCTATGGCACGTGGTCTAATTGGAAAAGAAGCTGAAGATATTACTATTGTACAAACTCCTGGCGGAGATGTTGAATATGAAATCCTTAAAGTAGAATACATTTAA
- the rpmA gene encoding 50S ribosomal protein L27: protein MAHKKAGGSTRNGRDSKSKRLGVKCFGGESVLAGNIIVRQRGTKFHPGKNVKCGRDHTLFAIKTGKVKFEVKGPNNRKYISIITS, encoded by the coding sequence ATGGCACATAAAAAAGCAGGTGGTTCTACTCGTAATGGTAGAGATTCTAAATCAAAACGTTTAGGCGTAAAATGTTTTGGTGGTGAATCTGTTCTTGCCGGTAATATCATTGTGCGACAAAGAGGTACTAAGTTCCATCCAGGTAAGAATGTAAAGTGTGGACGTGATCATACTTTATTTGCTATTAAAACTGGCAAAGTTAAATTTGAAGTAAAAGGTCCTAATAACCGTAAATATATTAGTATTATTACTTCTTAA
- the folP gene encoding dihydropteroate synthase, which translates to MYLYSGNSYLDLSCLHVMGILNITPDSFYDGGKYNKTVDALTYTNKMINHGATIIDIGGESTRPGANEVSIEQELERIIPIVEAIAKRFKIWISVNTSKPEVISESALAGAHMINDIRSLSKPGALQAAAETKLPICLMHMQGEPHNMQQAPHYKNILNEVNKYFIQQIERCELAGIKKNNLIIDPGFGFGKTIHNNYELLANLNKFHHFNLPVLVGMSRKSMIGQLLNNNPSQCLIGSISCAVIAAIQGANIIRVHDVKETIEAMCIVSMLRKAKGKSNEN; encoded by the coding sequence ATGTATTTATATTCAGGTAATTCTTATCTTGATTTATCATGCTTACATGTAATGGGTATTTTGAATATTACACCAGACTCTTTTTATGATGGTGGTAAATACAATAAAACAGTAGATGCACTTACTTATACAAATAAAATGATTAACCATGGTGCTACTATTATTGATATTGGTGGTGAATCAACACGTCCAGGTGCAAATGAAGTGAGCATAGAACAAGAGTTGGAACGTATAATTCCAATAGTTGAAGCTATTGCAAAGCGTTTTAAAATATGGATTTCTGTTAATACATCAAAACCTGAAGTTATTAGTGAATCTGCATTAGCAGGTGCTCATATGATTAATGATATTCGTTCGTTATCTAAACCAGGTGCATTACAAGCTGCAGCTGAAACTAAATTACCAATATGTTTGATGCATATGCAAGGAGAACCACATAATATGCAACAAGCTCCCCATTATAAAAATATTTTAAATGAAGTAAATAAATATTTTATTCAACAGATAGAACGTTGTGAATTAGCTGGCATCAAAAAAAATAATTTGATTATAGATCCTGGATTTGGTTTTGGCAAAACCATTCATAATAATTATGAGCTTTTAGCTAACTTAAATAAATTTCACCATTTTAATTTACCAGTCTTAGTAGGAATGTCACGTAAATCAATGATTGGTCAATTATTAAATAATAATCCTTCCCAGTGTCTCATTGGTAGCATTAGCTGTGCAGTAATTGCTGCTATACAAGGAGCTAATATTATTCGCGTACATGATGTAAAAGAAACCATTGAAGCTATGTGTATCGTCTCTATGCTAAGAAAAGCAAAAGGAAAAAGCAATGAAAATTAA
- a CDS encoding BolA family protein, with translation METSEVQAVLVNALALEEVHVMSKDGKHFQVIAIGEMFKELSRIKKQQVIYEPLMKYIQDNKIHALSIKTYTPDEWRLNQKSNIFK, from the coding sequence ATGGAAACTAGTGAAGTTCAAGCTGTGTTAGTAAATGCTCTAGCTTTAGAAGAAGTACATGTAATGAGTAAAGATGGTAAACACTTTCAAGTTATTGCTATAGGAGAAATGTTTAAAGAACTTAGTCGTATTAAAAAACAACAAGTAATTTATGAACCTTTAATGAAATACATTCAGGATAATAAAATTCATGCTCTATCAATCAAAACATATACTCCTGATGAATGGAGATTGAATCAAAAATCAAACATTTTTAAATAA
- the ftsH gene encoding ATP-dependent zinc metalloprotease FtsH → MAKNLILWLVIAIVLMSVFQSFGPSESNNHIVDYSTFLSEVNRDQVREAHINGREIKFIKNDNNKYKTYIPVNDPKLLDNMLTKNVKVIGEAPEEPSLLASIFISWFPMLLLIGVWFFFMRQMQGSGGRGALSFGKSKARMLNEDQIKITFADVAGCDEAKEEVSELVEYLREPSRFQKLGGKIPKGILMIGPPGTGKTLLAKAIAGEAKVPFFTISGSDFVEMFVGVGASRVRDMFEQAKKTAPCIIFIDEIDAVGRQRGAGLGGGHDEREQTLNQMLVEMDGFEGNEGIIVIAATNRPDVLDPALLRPGRFDRQVVVGLPDVRGREQILKVHMRRVPLANDVDAVIIARGTPGFSGADLANLVNEAALFAARSNKRVVSMGEFEKAKDKIMMGTERRSMVMTELQKESTAYHEAGHAIIGRLVPEHDPVHKVTIIPRGRALGVTFFLPEGDAITSSRQKLESQISTLYGGRLAEEIIYGVAKVSTGSSNDIKIATNLARNMVTQWGFSEKLGPLLYAEEDGEVFLGRSVAKVKHMSDETARIIDQEVKHLIDSNYQRARRILHENIDILHAMKDALMKYETIDTPQIDDLMARRAVRPRADDENEISKTIHSVDNKCTTNTDNNITEQFDK, encoded by the coding sequence ATGGCAAAAAACCTAATTCTCTGGTTAGTTATCGCTATCGTTTTAATGTCAGTATTCCAGAGCTTTGGGCCTAGTGAGTCGAATAATCATATTGTTGATTATTCAACTTTCCTGTCGGAAGTGAATAGAGATCAAGTCCGAGAAGCACATATTAATGGGCGTGAGATTAAGTTCATTAAAAATGATAATAATAAATATAAAACTTACATTCCAGTCAATGATCCTAAATTACTTGATAATATGTTGACTAAAAATGTAAAAGTAATAGGTGAAGCTCCAGAAGAACCAAGCCTATTAGCTTCTATTTTTATTTCATGGTTTCCAATGCTTCTTCTTATTGGTGTATGGTTTTTTTTCATGCGGCAGATGCAGGGTAGTGGTGGAAGAGGAGCTCTTTCTTTTGGTAAGAGTAAAGCTCGTATGCTAAATGAAGATCAAATTAAAATCACTTTTGCAGATGTAGCTGGGTGTGATGAAGCTAAAGAAGAAGTTAGTGAGCTTGTTGAATACTTACGTGAACCAAGTCGATTTCAAAAATTAGGTGGTAAAATACCAAAAGGAATTCTAATGATTGGTCCACCTGGTACTGGTAAAACACTATTAGCAAAGGCAATTGCAGGTGAAGCAAAAGTACCATTTTTTACTATTTCTGGTTCTGATTTTGTGGAAATGTTTGTAGGAGTAGGGGCATCTCGTGTTCGTGATATGTTTGAGCAAGCAAAAAAAACTGCACCATGTATTATTTTTATAGATGAAATTGATGCTGTAGGTCGTCAACGTGGTGCAGGTCTAGGAGGTGGACATGATGAACGTGAGCAAACTTTAAACCAAATGTTAGTAGAAATGGATGGTTTTGAAGGCAACGAGGGAATTATAGTAATTGCAGCAACAAATCGTCCAGATGTACTTGATCCAGCCTTATTAAGGCCAGGTCGTTTTGATCGTCAAGTAGTTGTTGGTTTACCCGATGTGCGTGGTCGTGAGCAAATTTTAAAAGTACATATGCGTCGTGTGCCATTAGCTAATGATGTTGATGCAGTGATTATTGCACGTGGAACACCTGGGTTTTCTGGTGCTGATTTAGCTAATTTAGTTAATGAAGCAGCTTTATTTGCTGCAAGAAGTAATAAGCGTGTAGTATCCATGGGAGAATTTGAAAAAGCTAAAGATAAAATTATGATGGGAACAGAGCGTCGTTCTATGGTTATGACTGAATTACAAAAAGAGTCTACCGCTTATCACGAAGCGGGACATGCTATTATTGGACGTCTAGTACCAGAACACGATCCGGTGCATAAAGTTACTATTATTCCGCGCGGTAGAGCATTGGGGGTTACATTTTTTTTACCTGAAGGAGATGCTATTACTTCTAGCAGACAAAAATTAGAAAGTCAAATTTCAACTTTATATGGAGGCCGCCTAGCTGAAGAGATTATTTATGGTGTGGCAAAAGTATCTACTGGCTCTTCTAATGATATTAAAATAGCCACTAATTTAGCACGTAATATGGTTACACAATGGGGGTTTTCAGAAAAGTTAGGTCCGCTTTTATATGCAGAAGAGGATGGTGAGGTATTTCTTGGACGATCTGTTGCAAAAGTAAAGCATATGTCTGATGAAACAGCACGAATTATTGATCAGGAAGTTAAACATTTAATTGATAGTAATTATCAACGTGCTCGTCGTATTTTACATGAAAATATAGATATTTTACATGCAATGAAAGATGCCCTAATGAAATATGAAACTATAGATACTCCTCAAATTGATGATTTGATGGCACGTCGTGCAGTACGTCCTCGAGCGGATGATGAAAATGAAATATCTAAAACAATACATTCAGTTGATAATAAATGTACAACAAATACAGACAATAACATAACTGAACAATTTGATAAATAA
- the mlaE gene encoding lipid asymmetry maintenance ABC transporter permease subunit MlaE, giving the protein MLLQALAALGCQGINVCTAFGRAGVMLCRTLVGKPTFRKNLPLLVKQLYNVGVLSLVITVVSGLFIGMVIGLQGYLVLRTYNTEDSLGTLVSISLLRELGPVVTALLFAGRAGSALTAEIGLMKVTEQLALMEMMAVDPLRRLVSPRFWAGCISMPLLTLIFISMGIIGSTIVGVVWKNIDFGIYWSTMQSRIDLYTDILNCIIKSTVFGIIVTWIGLLNGYNAIPSSEGISLATTRTVVHASLAIFSLDFILTTIMFGN; this is encoded by the coding sequence ATGTTGCTACAAGCACTGGCTGCACTTGGATGCCAGGGTATAAATGTTTGTACGGCTTTTGGTCGAGCTGGAGTGATGTTGTGCCGTACTCTCGTAGGGAAACCTACTTTTCGTAAAAATTTACCTCTATTAGTCAAACAACTGTATAATGTTGGAGTTTTATCTCTTGTCATTACTGTAGTTTCTGGACTATTTATTGGTATGGTTATTGGTTTACAAGGATACTTAGTACTTAGGACATACAATACTGAAGATAGTCTTGGAACATTAGTATCGATCTCACTACTACGTGAACTTGGACCAGTTGTTACTGCATTACTATTTGCAGGTCGTGCAGGATCAGCTTTGACTGCAGAAATTGGTTTAATGAAAGTTACTGAACAACTTGCTCTTATGGAAATGATGGCAGTAGATCCATTACGACGTTTAGTATCTCCACGTTTCTGGGCAGGATGTATTAGTATGCCGTTATTAACGCTAATTTTTATTTCTATGGGAATTATTGGTAGCACTATTGTAGGAGTAGTATGGAAAAATATTGATTTTGGTATTTATTGGTCTACGATGCAAAGCAGAATAGACCTATATACTGATATTTTAAATTGTATAATTAAAAGTACAGTTTTTGGAATTATTGTAACATGGATAGGTTTATTAAATGGCTATAATGCTATTCCTAGCTCAGAAGGTATTAGTTTGGCAACAACACGTACCGTGGTACATGCTTCATTAGCAATATTCAGTTTAGATTTTATCCTGACAACAATAATGTTTGGAAATTAA
- the glmM gene encoding phosphoglucosamine mutase → MKINHKYFGTDGIRGKVGEIPIAPDFVLKLGWAAGKVLTHHGSRKVLIGKDTRISGYMLESALEAGLAAAGLSAAFTGPMPTPAIAYLTRTFRAEAGIVISASHNPFDDNGIKFFSAEGTKLPDEVERAIELELEKPMTCVKSTQLGRASRIVDAAGRYIEFCKGTFPNELSLNGLKIVVDCANGATYHIAPNVLSELGAKVVTIATQPNGMNINKECGTTDLRLLLKCVLDEKADLGLAYDGDGDRIMMIDHLGNKVDGDQILYIIAREGLRQGQLKGGVVGTLMSNMGLELALKQLGIPFTRAKVGDRYVLEKMKEKKWRLGAENSGHVILLDKTTTGDGIVASLQVLTAIVRNYMSLHDLCSGVKMLPQVLVNVKFDGTRDPLESNKIKMVSNGAEKILAGRGRLLLRKSGTEPLIRIMVEGEDETQITALAHKMADAIKSIKN, encoded by the coding sequence ATGAAAATTAACCATAAATATTTTGGTACAGATGGTATTCGTGGTAAAGTTGGTGAAATACCCATAGCACCTGATTTTGTACTAAAATTAGGATGGGCTGCAGGTAAAGTACTAACACATCATGGATCACGTAAAGTTCTAATCGGTAAAGACACTCGTATTTCTGGTTACATGTTAGAATCTGCTTTAGAGGCTGGTTTAGCGGCAGCTGGTCTTTCAGCTGCATTTACTGGTCCTATGCCAACACCAGCTATTGCTTATTTAACACGTACATTTCGTGCTGAAGCAGGGATTGTTATTTCCGCTTCACATAATCCATTTGACGATAATGGAATTAAATTTTTTTCTGCAGAAGGAACTAAACTACCGGATGAAGTAGAGCGAGCAATTGAATTAGAATTAGAAAAACCAATGACATGTGTAAAATCTACTCAACTAGGACGCGCTAGTCGTATTGTTGATGCTGCTGGTAGATATATTGAATTTTGTAAAGGTACTTTTCCAAATGAGCTTAGTCTTAACGGTTTAAAAATAGTAGTTGATTGTGCAAATGGTGCTACTTACCATATTGCACCTAATGTTTTAAGTGAATTAGGAGCTAAAGTTGTTACTATTGCTACTCAACCTAATGGTATGAATATTAATAAAGAATGTGGTACTACAGATTTACGTTTATTATTAAAATGTGTATTAGATGAGAAAGCAGATTTAGGTTTAGCATATGATGGAGATGGGGATCGTATCATGATGATTGATCATCTTGGCAATAAAGTTGATGGTGATCAAATTCTTTATATCATTGCACGAGAAGGTTTACGACAAGGTCAGTTAAAAGGTGGAGTTGTTGGTACCTTAATGAGTAATATGGGTTTAGAACTAGCACTCAAACAGTTAGGTATTCCATTCACTCGTGCTAAAGTTGGAGATCGTTATGTACTTGAAAAAATGAAAGAAAAAAAATGGCGATTAGGAGCAGAAAATTCTGGTCATGTTATTTTACTTGATAAAACTACTACTGGCGATGGTATAGTAGCTAGTTTACAAGTACTTACTGCTATTGTACGTAATTATATGAGCTTACACGATCTCTGTAGTGGTGTAAAAATGTTACCACAGGTTCTAGTAAATGTAAAATTTGATGGTACTAGGGATCCTTTAGAAAGTAATAAAATTAAGATGGTTAGTAATGGAGCTGAAAAAATATTAGCTGGACGAGGTCGTTTATTACTTCGTAAATCTGGTACTGAACCATTAATTCGCATAATGGTTGAAGGTGAAGATGAAACACAGATCACTGCATTAGCACATAAAATGGCTGATGCAATAAAATCAATAAAAAATTAA
- the murA gene encoding UDP-N-acetylglucosamine 1-carboxyvinyltransferase, giving the protein MEKFRIQGPIRLRGKVFISGAKNAALPILFASLLSKEPIEIQNVPNLRDVDTTIKLLTYLGAHVERNGSVYVNASKVNIFCAPYELVKTMRASIWTLGPLLARFGQGQVSLPGGCAIGARPVDLHLSGLEKLGANITLSDGYVRAYVNGRLRGAHIIMDKISVGATITIMSAATLAHGITFIENVAREPEVVDTANFLNTLGAKISGAGTNNIIIEGVKYLEGGIYSVLPDRIETGTFLVAAAVSRGNVLCCNTKPDTLDIVLEKLRDAGADIEIGKDWISLNMHEKRPKSVSIQTAPYPGFPTDMQAQFTLLNLVANGTGLITETIFENRFMHIPELIRMGAQVEIESNTVICHGVEMLSGAQVMATDLRASASLVLAGCIAEGTTLVDRIYHIDRGYERIEEKLKAIEGRIERIKKDEIEYKT; this is encoded by the coding sequence ATGGAAAAATTTCGTATACAAGGTCCTATTCGTTTAAGAGGTAAAGTATTTATTTCTGGTGCTAAAAATGCGGCATTACCTATTCTTTTTGCTTCTTTATTATCGAAAGAACCGATAGAAATTCAAAATGTACCAAATCTACGTGACGTAGATACAACTATAAAATTATTAACTTATTTAGGCGCCCATGTTGAACGTAATGGTTCAGTTTATGTTAATGCAAGCAAAGTTAATATTTTTTGTGCACCATATGAATTAGTAAAAACAATGCGCGCTTCAATCTGGACTTTAGGTCCTCTTCTTGCACGATTTGGCCAAGGTCAAGTTTCACTTCCTGGAGGTTGTGCTATTGGTGCTCGACCAGTCGATCTTCATCTTAGTGGTCTTGAGAAATTAGGTGCTAATATAACATTATCAGATGGTTATGTTAGAGCTTATGTGAATGGTCGTTTAAGAGGGGCTCATATTATTATGGATAAAATAAGTGTAGGTGCTACTATTACTATTATGAGTGCAGCTACACTTGCTCATGGTATCACTTTTATTGAAAACGTAGCACGTGAGCCAGAAGTTGTTGATACTGCAAATTTTCTTAATACATTAGGAGCTAAAATTAGTGGTGCAGGAACAAATAATATTATCATAGAAGGAGTTAAGTATTTAGAAGGAGGTATTTATAGTGTACTACCAGATCGAATTGAAACTGGTACTTTCTTAGTAGCAGCTGCTGTTTCTCGAGGTAACGTACTTTGTTGTAATACCAAACCAGATACTTTAGATATAGTGCTTGAAAAATTGCGAGATGCAGGTGCTGATATTGAAATTGGTAAAGATTGGATTAGCTTAAATATGCATGAAAAACGTCCAAAATCAGTAAGTATTCAAACAGCACCATATCCAGGTTTTCCAACTGATATGCAAGCCCAATTTACATTATTGAATTTAGTGGCTAATGGTACTGGATTAATAACAGAAACAATCTTTGAAAATCGTTTTATGCATATTCCTGAACTAATTCGTATGGGAGCACAGGTAGAAATCGAAAGTAATACTGTAATTTGTCATGGTGTAGAAATGTTATCTGGAGCACAAGTTATGGCTACTGATTTACGTGCTTCTGCGAGTCTTGTATTAGCTGGTTGTATAGCAGAAGGTACTACTCTTGTAGATCGTATTTATCATATTGATCGTGGATATGAACGTATTGAAGAAAAACTAAAAGCAATTGAAGGACGAATTGAAAGAATAAAAAAAGATGAAATTGAATATAAGACTTAA